The genomic DNA TCCGACGAGGACATAATGGTCATGGGGATGAACCCGGAGACGGCAAGGCCTGAGTGGACGATACTCACGGTGCTGCCAGTGCCTCCTGTCACAATGAGACCATCTATAACGCTGGAGAGCGGACAGAGGAGTGAGGACGACCTGACACACAAGCTCGTGGATATAATAAGAATAAACCAGCGATTCCAGGAGAACCGAGAGGCAGGTGCGCCGCAGCTGATAATCGAGGACCTCTGGGAGCTTCTCCAGTACCACGTCACGACATTCCTGGATAACACTGTTTCAGGGGTACCTCCAGCCAGGCACAGAAGCGGCAGGCCCCTCAAGACACTCTCGCAGAGGCTCAAGGGCAAGGAGGGGAGGTTCAGAGGCTCTCTCTCCGGAAAGAGGGTCAACTTCAGCGCGCGAACTGTAATATCTCCATATCCAAACCTCTCAATAAACGAGGTCGGGGTTCCGATCGAGGTTGCAAAGGAACTCACAGTCCCGATAATGGTCACCCCAAAAAATATCGAGGTCGTCAGGAAGTACGTGATGCGGGGGCCAGACAACCATCCTGGTGTCAATTACGTAACACGTGCAGATGGGAGGAGAGTCAAGGTCACCGAGAGAAACTGCCAGGAGGTCGCGGAGCAGCTCGAGGTTGGCTGGAAGGTGGACAGGCAGCTTGCAGATGGTGATATCGTTCTCTTCAACCGGCAGCCCTCGCTCCACAGGATGTCGATAATGGCGCACAGGGTCAAGGTCATGCCGTACAAGACATTCAGGCTGAACCCAGCGGTATGCCCGCCGTACAACGCAGACTTCGATGGCGACGAGATGAACCTCCATGTGCCACAGACAGAGGAGGCGAGGGCAGAGGCTGAGATCCTGATGCGGGTCCAGGAGAACATCCTCTCCCCCAGATTCGGCGGCCCGATCATAGGCGGGATACACGATTATGTCACCGGAAGCTTCCTGCTCACCCACAAGGAGCGCAGGCTCAATAAGGACAGACTCATGGAGGTTCTCAAGAAGCTTGATATAAGCGACATCCCTGTGCCTGCAGGATATGACGAGAACGGCGATCCGTACTGGACAGGAAAGCAGATATTCAGCCTGATACTGCCAAAGGATCTTAACCTCACGTTCAAGGCAGACTTCTGCAGCAACTGCCCTGTCTGCAAGGGCGAGGATTGCGAGAATGATGCGTATGTGGTTATACGCAACGGCGTCCTTCTCAAGGGCACGATCGATGCAGAGGCTGTGGGCGCCTTCAAGGGGAAGGTGATAGATCGCATAATAAAGGAGTATGATCCAGGGGTTGCGAGCCAGTTCCTGGACAGGATGACGCTCCTGGCGCTCCGCGGGATCATGCTCGCCGGCTTCAGCTTCGGCATCAGTGACGAGGATGTGCCAAGAGAGGCTGCAGAGCAGATCCAGGATGTCACAAGATCCGCGAAGGAGAGTGTCCAGAGGCTTATAGAGGCTTACAGGGCGGGAGAGCTGGAACCGCTTCCCGGACGCACTCTTGAGGAGACGCTGGAGATGCGCATAATGCAGACGCTGGGCAAGGCGAGGGATGCTGCTGGACAGATCGCAGGCCGTTACCTCGGACTGGACAACAGCGGCGTGGTCATGGCGGTCTCCGGCGCCCGCGGCTCGATGCTGAACCTAACGCAGATGGCAGCATGTGTGGGCCAGCAGTCGGTCAGGGGCGAGAGGATAAAGCGCGGCTACACTGATAGAACCTTACCACACTTCAAGCGCGGAGATCTCGGCGCCGAGGCTCATGGCTTCGTCGAGTCGAGCTACAAGAAGGGTTTATCGCCGACTGAGTTCTTCTTCCATGCGATAGGTGGCAGGGAGGGTCTTGTGGACACCGCGATAAGAACATCCCAGAGCGGCTACCTCCAGAGGCGCCTGGTAAACGCCCTACAGGACCTGGAGGTGAACTACGACGGCACCGTCAGGGAGACCCGCGGCATGATCGTCCAGTTCAAGTACGGAGAGGACGGGGTCGATCCATCTAGGAGAGACTACGC from Methanothrix thermoacetophila PT includes the following:
- a CDS encoding DNA-directed RNA polymerase subunit A'; translation: MSVPKRIGKIRFGLISPQEFRKMSVVKVITADTYDDDGFPIEMGLMDPRLGVIDPGLRCRTCGGRPGECPGHFGHIDLVAPVIHVGFAKLIRKILRAICRECSKLMLSELEKKEFLRQIRTLEDLGQPTEDVVNKVFAEARKHKTCPYCGAPQREIKFERPLSYIEDGHKLTPSDIRDRFERISDEDIMVMGMNPETARPEWTILTVLPVPPVTMRPSITLESGQRSEDDLTHKLVDIIRINQRFQENREAGAPQLIIEDLWELLQYHVTTFLDNTVSGVPPARHRSGRPLKTLSQRLKGKEGRFRGSLSGKRVNFSARTVISPYPNLSINEVGVPIEVAKELTVPIMVTPKNIEVVRKYVMRGPDNHPGVNYVTRADGRRVKVTERNCQEVAEQLEVGWKVDRQLADGDIVLFNRQPSLHRMSIMAHRVKVMPYKTFRLNPAVCPPYNADFDGDEMNLHVPQTEEARAEAEILMRVQENILSPRFGGPIIGGIHDYVTGSFLLTHKERRLNKDRLMEVLKKLDISDIPVPAGYDENGDPYWTGKQIFSLILPKDLNLTFKADFCSNCPVCKGEDCENDAYVVIRNGVLLKGTIDAEAVGAFKGKVIDRIIKEYDPGVASQFLDRMTLLALRGIMLAGFSFGISDEDVPREAAEQIQDVTRSAKESVQRLIEAYRAGELEPLPGRTLEETLEMRIMQTLGKARDAAGQIAGRYLGLDNSGVVMAVSGARGSMLNLTQMAACVGQQSVRGERIKRGYTDRTLPHFKRGDLGAEAHGFVESSYKKGLSPTEFFFHAIGGREGLVDTAIRTSQSGYLQRRLVNALQDLEVNYDGTVRETRGMIVQFKYGEDGVDPSRRDYASPENVHRIIRKVLAGENA